Proteins encoded by one window of Merismopedia glauca CCAP 1448/3:
- a CDS encoding response regulator, with product MKILLVENDTLLGASLIKVLKVNHYAIDLAGDGQIGLDLATTVEYDSIVIDVQIPKLDGISLCRQLRSQGYRQPIVLLIGDDSDAVAIAGFDAGADDYICKPYVPEVLLARMRTLLRRSGAIAATISSQNSRATLTWGKLCLDLDSGRVTFGEQIIILTATEYKLLELLLRNPNRIFSRSAILDRLWGFDDAPTDRAINTHIKDLRKKLKAGGLSEEMIETVYGMGYRLKPAPQPPSQTEALSALARVSAEYRSALETQVTLLERAKTALLTGSLEPELRAAAKHEAHKLAGSLGLFGYPQGSKLARSIEHLLLSDRLFPPEDITRFSELVILLQQDIAKTPSTSLSSSTSASSSTHEVLAIDDDATLTERLKAEAEAWGFNLKIATNPAIARWRLAKSTPDVVLLDLSFPESEENGLTLLREISEQWADLPIIVFTSKDDLSDRLAASRLGARQFLHKSATIEQIFQAIRLVLPKPQPTAKILIVDDDPAMLALLSAMLTPWGLEIVTLSEPQHFWNVLVTTSPDLILLDLEMPQVSGLELCQVVRQDVKWGDVPILVVTAHTDTEALQQAFGVGADDFITKPVLEPELVTRILSRIERNRLQPRTENKSSTEENQ from the coding sequence ATGAAAATTCTGCTGGTAGAGAATGATACATTGCTGGGTGCATCACTGATAAAAGTGTTGAAGGTAAATCATTACGCGATCGACTTGGCAGGAGATGGGCAAATTGGTTTAGACCTGGCAACCACCGTTGAGTATGACTCGATCGTGATAGATGTACAAATTCCCAAGTTAGACGGAATTAGCCTGTGTCGGCAACTGCGATCGCAGGGCTACCGCCAGCCGATTGTGCTGCTCATAGGAGACGATTCGGATGCAGTTGCCATTGCTGGATTTGATGCTGGAGCCGACGACTATATCTGCAAGCCCTATGTCCCAGAAGTTTTACTGGCAAGGATGCGAACTTTATTAAGACGCAGTGGGGCGATCGCTGCCACTATCTCTAGTCAGAACTCACGAGCTACCTTAACCTGGGGAAAGCTCTGTTTAGACCTAGATTCGGGTCGGGTTACCTTTGGCGAACAGATTATCATTTTGACTGCAACTGAATATAAACTGCTGGAATTGTTGTTGCGAAATCCCAATCGGATTTTTAGCCGGAGCGCAATTCTCGATAGGCTTTGGGGGTTTGATGATGCGCCGACCGATCGCGCCATCAACACCCATATTAAGGATTTACGCAAGAAGCTCAAAGCCGGAGGGCTAAGCGAAGAGATGATCGAAACAGTGTATGGCATGGGATATCGCCTGAAACCTGCTCCTCAACCCCCATCTCAAACCGAAGCTCTGTCGGCGCTGGCTAGGGTGTCAGCAGAGTACCGAAGTGCCCTAGAGACCCAAGTTACGTTACTGGAACGGGCAAAAACAGCCCTATTAACCGGAAGTTTGGAGCCAGAACTACGTGCAGCAGCCAAACATGAAGCTCATAAGCTTGCAGGCTCGTTAGGTTTATTTGGCTATCCACAGGGATCGAAGTTAGCTCGCTCCATTGAGCATTTGCTCCTGAGCGATCGCCTATTTCCTCCTGAAGATATCACTCGGTTTTCCGAACTGGTGATCCTCCTGCAACAAGATATCGCCAAGACTCCATCAACATCTCTATCTTCATCAACAAGTGCATCGAGTTCGACACATGAGGTGCTAGCGATCGATGATGATGCCACCTTAACGGAACGGTTAAAGGCAGAAGCTGAGGCTTGGGGGTTTAATCTGAAAATTGCGACAAATCCCGCCATTGCCCGTTGGCGGCTAGCTAAGTCAACCCCAGACGTGGTGTTACTGGACTTGAGTTTTCCTGAAAGCGAGGAAAATGGCTTAACTCTGTTGCGAGAAATCAGCGAACAATGGGCTGATTTACCAATTATTGTCTTTACCAGCAAAGATGACCTAAGCGATCGCTTAGCCGCCTCACGCTTGGGGGCACGGCAATTTCTGCACAAGTCCGCCACTATCGAGCAAATTTTTCAAGCGATCCGTCTTGTCTTGCCCAAACCTCAACCCACCGCCAAAATCCTAATCGTGGACGACGACCCGGCGATGCTGGCACTCTTATCGGCAATGCTGACTCCCTGGGGCTTAGAAATTGTTACACTTAGCGAACCGCAGCACTTTTGGAACGTCCTAGTAACAACCTCACCCGACCTGATTTTGTTGGATCTGGAGATGCCGCAGGTGAGTGGATTAGAACTCTGTCAGGTGGTAAGACAGGATGTTAAGTGGGGAGATGTGCCGATTCTGGTGGTTACTGCCCATACCGATACCGAAGCGCTTCAGCAAGCCTTTGGAGTGGGAGCAGATGACTTCATTACTAAACCCGTACTGGAACCAGAACTGGTCACGCGAATCTTGAGTCGGATCGAACGCAACCGTTTACAGCCAAGAACTGAGAATAAGAGTAGCACCGAGGAAAATCAATAA
- a CDS encoding GAF domain-containing protein gives MRVYREFLSKIRRKATQAQLLQQQRLILEITQRIRQSLNLPDILQTTVDEVRQFLHADRVIIFQFFDDWQGIVAVESCGSDWTAILSTKIHDPCFGETYIESFKQGLVTAKSNIQTAGISKCHLELLSSFQVKANLVVPILQDDKLWGLLIAHHCQAPRQWQEAEIDLLKQISAQVSIALKQAELFGQVQTELIERQQAEAMLRLLVQNAPAGIAMFDQDMRYLMASQRWVEEYHLDSVASVINQSHYEVFPEISERWRQIHQRCLAGAIEKSDEDLWLRADGSQQWISWEIRPWHTATGEIGGIIIFSLDITPQKQNEIALQRLNAELEQRVAVRTTELNNLNERLLVAFKEQARTQEALRASEESRQLALELTEIGTWDFHIPSGEAIWSNSKFTLLGLSPHEAEASYKLWRDCVHPDDVDWVEQQLQQAIATQTEYVVEYRVVYPDLSVHWVVSRARATYDESGQPLQMLGVLFDISDLKQAQISLQQQTRQKQLLWNITQKIRQSLDLNVVLNAAVEQVRQTLQVDRAAVYRFGPDWSGDFIVESIDGDWVKLVNPDVRKVWDDTHLQETQGGRFRNQETFVISDIYTAGLHSCHIDLLEQFQAKAYAVVPIFSGEILWGLLAIYQNATTRDWQTWEIELLQQIASQLAIALQQSQLYSQLEAELKERQQAAAVLREAERRWRSLLDNVQLLVVGLDQSGNVNYANPFFLSLTGYTESEVLGKNWVENWLSPADQSSVLVFYSELLSQNAAPYYQNSILTKAGEERFIAWNQTMLQDSNGNVIGTISIGEDITERQKVEQIKNEFIGVVSHELRTPLSAIQMSLGLLQTGIYANKPEKAQRMIEIALMDTKRLVNLVNDILDLERLESGRAVLDKTVCQAADLMRQAVEGMQAIAAQQSISLVIAPTDVTVWAAADTIVQTLTNLLSNAIKFSPPHSVIHLAAARQTDWVKFQVTDQGRGIPADKLETIFGRFQQVDASDSREKGGTGLGLPICRSIIESHGGKIWAESKLGEGSSFFFTLPFPAEVADDR, from the coding sequence ATGAGGGTGTATCGGGAATTTTTATCCAAGATTAGGAGAAAAGCAACACAAGCTCAACTCTTACAGCAACAACGCCTCATCCTAGAGATAACCCAGCGCATTCGACAGTCCCTCAACTTGCCAGACATTTTGCAAACGACTGTCGATGAAGTGCGGCAATTTCTGCACGCAGATCGGGTCATTATCTTTCAGTTTTTTGACGATTGGCAGGGAATTGTAGCCGTTGAATCTTGTGGCTCTGATTGGACAGCAATCTTATCGACTAAAATCCACGATCCTTGCTTTGGTGAAACCTACATTGAATCGTTTAAACAGGGATTAGTGACGGCAAAATCTAATATTCAGACGGCTGGAATTAGTAAATGCCACCTCGAACTCTTGTCTAGTTTTCAGGTCAAAGCGAATTTAGTAGTTCCGATTTTGCAGGATGACAAGCTATGGGGATTACTGATTGCCCATCACTGTCAGGCTCCTCGCCAATGGCAGGAGGCAGAAATAGACCTGCTCAAGCAAATTTCAGCCCAGGTCAGTATCGCACTTAAGCAAGCGGAGTTGTTTGGACAGGTGCAAACTGAATTGATCGAGCGTCAGCAAGCTGAAGCTATGCTGCGGTTATTGGTCCAAAACGCACCGGCTGGGATTGCTATGTTCGATCAAGATATGCGTTATTTAATGGCAAGTCAGCGATGGGTTGAGGAATACCACCTCGATTCTGTTGCATCTGTAATTAACCAATCGCACTACGAGGTCTTTCCTGAAATTTCAGAACGGTGGCGACAGATTCATCAACGGTGTTTGGCAGGAGCGATTGAGAAATCCGACGAAGATCTCTGGCTGCGGGCAGATGGATCGCAGCAATGGATATCTTGGGAGATTCGCCCCTGGCATACCGCTACAGGTGAAATTGGAGGAATTATCATTTTTTCCCTCGACATCACGCCCCAGAAACAAAATGAAATAGCATTACAAAGACTCAACGCCGAGTTAGAACAACGGGTGGCGGTACGGACGACAGAACTTAATAACTTAAACGAGCGCCTGCTGGTTGCTTTTAAGGAACAAGCACGAACCCAAGAAGCTTTACGCGCCAGTGAAGAAAGCCGTCAATTAGCCCTGGAGTTGACTGAGATCGGGACTTGGGATTTTCATATTCCCTCTGGAGAAGCAATCTGGAGCAATAGTAAATTCACTCTCTTGGGACTCTCACCTCATGAAGCTGAGGCGAGTTACAAGCTGTGGCGCGATTGCGTTCATCCTGACGATGTTGATTGGGTAGAACAACAGCTTCAGCAGGCGATCGCCACTCAGACGGAGTATGTTGTAGAATACCGAGTGGTTTATCCCGATCTTTCAGTGCATTGGGTCGTGTCGCGGGCACGGGCAACTTATGATGAATCGGGACAACCTTTACAAATGCTGGGGGTTTTGTTTGATATTAGCGATCTCAAGCAAGCACAAATTTCCCTGCAACAGCAGACTCGACAGAAACAGTTGCTCTGGAATATTACCCAGAAAATTCGTCAATCCCTAGACTTAAATGTCGTATTGAACGCGGCGGTAGAACAGGTGCGGCAAACATTACAAGTCGATCGCGCTGCCGTTTACCGCTTTGGGCCAGATTGGAGCGGAGATTTTATTGTCGAATCAATCGATGGTGATTGGGTCAAACTGGTAAACCCCGATGTACGGAAAGTTTGGGACGATACCCACCTCCAAGAGACGCAAGGTGGACGTTTCCGAAATCAGGAAACGTTTGTGATTTCAGATATTTATACGGCGGGACTTCACTCTTGCCATATCGACCTGCTGGAACAGTTTCAAGCCAAAGCCTATGCGGTCGTCCCCATCTTCTCTGGAGAAATTTTGTGGGGACTGCTGGCAATCTATCAAAATGCGACTACTCGTGATTGGCAAACTTGGGAAATCGAGTTACTGCAACAAATTGCCAGCCAGCTTGCGATCGCGCTCCAACAATCTCAACTCTACAGTCAGCTTGAGGCAGAATTGAAAGAACGTCAGCAAGCCGCCGCCGTACTTCGTGAAGCCGAACGACGCTGGCGATCGCTGTTAGACAACGTGCAGTTGCTGGTCGTGGGACTAGACCAATCTGGTAATGTTAACTACGCCAATCCTTTCTTCTTAAGCTTGACTGGATACACAGAATCAGAAGTATTGGGCAAGAATTGGGTGGAAAACTGGTTATCACCTGCCGATCAATCCTCGGTTCTAGTTTTTTACTCCGAACTTCTCAGCCAAAATGCCGCTCCCTATTATCAAAACTCTATCTTGACTAAAGCTGGTGAGGAACGATTCATTGCCTGGAATCAGACGATGTTGCAAGACTCAAATGGAAATGTTATTGGCACCATCAGCATTGGAGAAGACATTACCGAACGGCAAAAAGTAGAACAGATTAAGAATGAGTTCATCGGCGTTGTCAGCCACGAACTTCGCACTCCCTTGAGTGCAATTCAAATGTCTCTCGGACTTTTGCAAACGGGCATTTATGCGAACAAGCCAGAAAAGGCGCAACGCATGATCGAGATTGCCCTGATGGATACCAAGCGTTTAGTAAACCTAGTCAACGACATTTTAGATTTAGAGCGTTTAGAATCTGGGCGGGCAGTATTAGACAAGACTGTTTGTCAAGCGGCTGATTTGATGCGGCAAGCTGTAGAGGGGATGCAAGCGATCGCCGCCCAGCAAAGCATTAGCCTCGTTATTGCTCCCACCGATGTCACGGTTTGGGCGGCAGCCGATACCATCGTCCAAACTTTGACCAATCTGTTGAGCAATGCCATCAAATTCTCACCCCCTCATTCAGTGATTCATCTGGCGGCAGCACGGCAAACCGACTGGGTTAAATTCCAGGTCACCGACCAAGGTCGGGGAATTCCTGCTGATAAATTAGAAACTATCTTCGGGCGCTTTCAGCAGGTGGATGCTTCCGATTCTCGCGAAAAGGGAGGTACGGGATTAGGATTGCCCATTTGCCGCAGTATTATTGAGAGTCATGGTGGTAAGATTTGGGCGGAAAGCAAACTGGGTGAAGGCTCCTCATTTTTCTTTACTTTACCCTTCCCAGCAGAGGTCGCAGATGATCGATAG
- a CDS encoding response regulator, which produces MIDRRILVVDDEERLRELVQACLEDLGGWDTLTAASGEDGLQILQTQSVNAILLDVSMPGMDGVAVYERLQANPITKSIPVILLTAKVLPSDRAKFAQMGVAGVISKPIEPTTLVAEVAEVLGWNQ; this is translated from the coding sequence ATGATCGATAGAAGGATTCTGGTTGTCGATGATGAAGAACGCTTGCGGGAATTGGTTCAGGCTTGTCTGGAAGACCTAGGGGGCTGGGACACTTTGACTGCCGCCTCTGGAGAAGATGGCTTGCAAATTTTACAGACCCAATCGGTAAATGCGATTTTGCTGGACGTGTCAATGCCAGGGATGGATGGTGTGGCTGTGTACGAACGGCTGCAAGCTAATCCCATTACCAAGTCAATTCCAGTTATTTTGCTAACGGCAAAGGTTTTACCGAGCGATCGCGCCAAATTTGCCCAGATGGGAGTTGCTGGGGTGATCTCTAAACCCATTGAACCTACAACGTTAGTGGCAGAAGTAGCAGAGGTCTTAGGCTGGAATCAATAG
- a CDS encoding response regulator, whose amino-acid sequence MTTKTVLLINNDPNLREVMQACLSHIGGWQVYSIASPLEGLQRAIQEQPDAILFALSTTSISFLTFLKELRNQPKTQTIPVVLIAPGEKWLNFPLLQHYQVLGVIDDLSNPKKFSEQIAKLLDWKEEIFSNSD is encoded by the coding sequence ATGACCACCAAAACGGTGTTATTGATTAATAATGACCCGAATCTGCGGGAAGTGATGCAAGCTTGTTTAAGCCATATCGGTGGATGGCAAGTATACAGTATCGCTTCTCCTTTAGAAGGGCTACAGCGTGCCATCCAAGAGCAACCAGACGCGATCCTTTTCGCTCTCTCAACAACTAGCATAAGTTTTCTCACTTTTTTGAAAGAGTTGCGTAACCAACCTAAAACTCAGACTATTCCCGTTGTATTAATAGCTCCTGGAGAAAAATGGCTTAATTTTCCACTTTTGCAGCACTACCAGGTGCTAGGGGTGATTGATGATTTATCCAATCCCAAGAAGTTTTCGGAACAAATTGCCAAGTTGCTGGACTGGAAAGAAGAAATATTTAGTAATTCTGATTAA